A genome region from Mesorhizobium sp. B2-1-8 includes the following:
- a CDS encoding nucleotide sugar dehydrogenase gives MSERIAVIGLGYVGLPVAVAFGKVFPGTIAFDISETRIEELRRGVDRTGEVDTAALKESSIALTTDREMLKGATFFIVAVPTPIDINRAPDLAPLKLASELVGEAVSKGAVVVFESTVYPGVTEDFCGPIIEHLSGLRHPHDFALGYSPERANPGDREHSLRRIIKVVSGENAETLERVAGVYGSIIDAGVYRAPSIKVAEAAKVIENTQRDLNIALMNELAMIFARLDIRTQDVLDAASTKWNFLPFKPGFVGGHCIGVDPYYLTAKAEAEGYHPQIILAGRRINDGMGAFVAQQVVKQLIRSDIPVKGASVGILGLTFKEDVPDLRNSRVFGMVKELRQFGIVPKVHDPLADAESARRDHGETILPLDEITDLQALVLAVPHKVYLTSERARLFQMIRPGGTLFDIKSAIKPHEISDNLKYWSL, from the coding sequence ATGTCCGAACGCATCGCCGTTATCGGCTTGGGATATGTCGGCCTGCCGGTAGCCGTTGCGTTTGGGAAGGTTTTCCCGGGCACGATTGCTTTCGATATCAGCGAAACCCGGATCGAGGAACTGCGTCGCGGCGTCGATCGCACGGGAGAGGTCGACACGGCGGCGCTCAAGGAATCCTCGATCGCGCTTACGACCGACCGGGAGATGTTGAAAGGCGCGACTTTCTTCATCGTTGCCGTGCCAACACCTATCGACATCAACCGTGCTCCCGATCTTGCGCCTTTGAAACTGGCATCTGAGCTTGTCGGCGAAGCGGTGAGCAAAGGCGCGGTCGTCGTTTTCGAATCGACGGTCTATCCAGGCGTGACCGAGGATTTTTGCGGGCCGATCATCGAGCATCTGTCAGGCCTGCGGCACCCTCATGATTTCGCGCTCGGCTATTCGCCTGAAAGGGCGAACCCAGGCGATCGGGAACACTCGCTGCGACGGATCATCAAAGTCGTCTCCGGTGAGAACGCCGAGACGCTGGAGCGCGTGGCCGGCGTCTATGGCAGCATCATCGATGCCGGCGTCTACCGCGCACCGTCGATCAAGGTGGCCGAAGCAGCGAAGGTTATCGAGAACACGCAGCGCGACCTCAACATCGCGCTGATGAATGAACTGGCCATGATCTTCGCGCGGCTTGATATCCGGACGCAGGATGTCCTTGATGCCGCATCGACAAAATGGAACTTCCTTCCTTTTAAGCCGGGCTTCGTCGGCGGCCACTGCATCGGCGTCGATCCGTATTACCTGACTGCCAAAGCCGAGGCCGAAGGCTATCACCCGCAGATTATCCTCGCCGGCCGCCGCATCAATGACGGCATGGGAGCCTTCGTTGCCCAACAGGTCGTCAAACAGCTGATCCGCTCGGACATACCTGTCAAAGGGGCTTCAGTCGGCATTCTCGGACTGACCTTCAAGGAGGACGTGCCGGATTTGCGCAACAGCCGCGTTTTCGGCATGGTCAAGGAACTGAGGCAGTTCGGAATTGTCCCTAAAGTCCACGATCCCCTCGCCGATGCCGAATCCGCTCGACGCGACCATGGCGAAACGATCCTGCCGCTCGATGAGATAACTGATTTGCAGGCGCTTGTTTTGGCGGTACCTCACAAGGTTTATCTCACAAGCGAGAGAGCGCGTCTTTTTCAAATGATCAGGCCAGGAGGAACGCTGTTCGACATCAAGTCTGCTATCAAACCGCATGAAATTTCTGACAATCTAAAGTATTGGAGTCTGTAA
- the ehuD gene encoding ectoine/hydroxyectoine ABC transporter permease subunit EhuD — MIWDWGFTLEILPVLAHAAVISIEATLLGFAIAASLGLVLAVVRIAVPRTGWTISVLVELIRSTPLLIQIFFLYFVFPKFGIVLDAFTAGVLAIGIHYAAYCSEVYRAGFDNIHRGQWEASIALNLSSWTTFRDIIIPQAIPPIVPALGNYLVALFKETPLLSAIAVLELMQTAKIIGSETFRYTEPITLVGLFFLAMSLVSAALIRALERLLNRRNAR; from the coding sequence ATGATCTGGGATTGGGGTTTTACACTCGAGATCCTACCGGTGCTGGCGCACGCCGCCGTCATCTCCATCGAGGCGACACTGCTCGGTTTCGCCATCGCCGCTTCGCTCGGTCTGGTCTTGGCCGTGGTCCGCATCGCCGTGCCACGGACGGGCTGGACGATTTCGGTGCTGGTCGAGCTGATCCGGTCGACGCCGCTGCTCATCCAGATATTCTTTCTCTATTTCGTCTTTCCGAAATTCGGCATCGTGCTCGACGCCTTCACCGCAGGCGTTCTCGCCATAGGCATCCACTATGCCGCCTACTGCTCCGAGGTCTATCGCGCCGGCTTCGACAACATCCATCGCGGCCAATGGGAAGCCTCGATCGCTCTCAATCTCTCGTCTTGGACGACCTTTCGCGACATCATCATCCCGCAGGCCATTCCGCCGATCGTGCCGGCGCTCGGCAACTATCTCGTCGCGCTGTTCAAGGAGACGCCGCTGCTTTCGGCTATCGCCGTGCTGGAACTCATGCAGACGGCCAAGATCATCGGCTCCGAGACATTTCGTTACACCGAACCGATCACGTTGGTCGGCTTGTTCTTCCTCGCGATGAGCCTGGTTTCGGCCGCGCTTATTCGTGCCCTTGAACGCCTGCTCAACCGGAGGAACGCGCGATGA
- the ehuC gene encoding ectoine/hydroxyectoine ABC transporter permease subunit EhuC, with amino-acid sequence MGIRTLVAMLVVSLAVISVLATQATYSLFLPGLLQGAVLTIEIAVLGSLLAVIMGVLAALARMYGPAPLRWLATAYVEIFRGTSALVQLFWLFFVLPQFGVTLDAFLVAVLALGLNVGAYGSECVRGAIQSVARGQWEAGTALNMSRGQMLRRIILPQAFIAMIPPWGNLFIELLKSTALVSLITLSDLAFKAQQMNQNTFKTIPIFTLVLLMYLAMSLTVSIGMRLLEKRASIGLARGKAT; translated from the coding sequence ATGGGAATCCGCACACTTGTTGCCATGCTGGTCGTCTCGCTCGCCGTCATCAGCGTGCTGGCGACACAGGCAACATACAGCCTGTTCCTGCCGGGACTGCTGCAGGGCGCTGTCCTGACAATCGAGATCGCCGTTCTTGGCAGCCTGCTGGCGGTTATCATGGGCGTGCTCGCCGCGTTGGCGCGCATGTACGGCCCCGCGCCGCTTAGATGGCTGGCGACGGCCTATGTCGAGATCTTTCGCGGAACCTCGGCGCTGGTGCAACTGTTCTGGCTGTTTTTCGTGCTGCCGCAATTCGGCGTCACGCTCGACGCATTTCTCGTTGCCGTGCTGGCGCTCGGCCTGAATGTCGGGGCCTACGGATCCGAATGCGTGCGCGGCGCCATCCAGTCGGTCGCGCGCGGCCAGTGGGAAGCGGGAACGGCGCTCAACATGAGCCGAGGGCAGATGCTGCGCCGGATCATCCTGCCGCAGGCCTTCATCGCCATGATCCCACCCTGGGGCAATTTGTTCATCGAACTGCTGAAGTCGACCGCGCTGGTGTCGCTGATCACCCTGTCGGACCTCGCCTTCAAGGCGCAGCAGATGAACCAGAATACATTCAAGACCATTCCGATCTTCACACTGGTGCTGCTGATGTATCTCGCCATGTCGCTCACCGTCTCCATCGGCATGCGGCTTCTCGAAAAACGGGCCTCGATCGGCCTCGCCAGGGGGAAGGCGACATGA
- the ehuB gene encoding ectoine/hydroxyectoine ABC transporter substrate-binding protein EhuB — protein sequence MSQISRRTAMKAAACLALVATAFTALPAQAETTLERAKKDGYIRVGFANEAPFGFATPDGKLTGEAPEVAKAVLAKMGIPQVDGVLTEFGSLIPGLKAGRFDIIAAGMFINPKRCAEINFSEPSYGIGQAMLVAKGNPKGIKDYSSIKDNPDLKLAVMAGAVEGGYAKDAGVAPGQIVALPDQSSLVAAVQAGRADAAALTALSIADMAKKADGVESTKPFGEVAGKSVKGHGGFGFRKEDTDLQKAFNAELKKFLGSPEHIALVEPLGFGKDYLPNKTTAQLCKGE from the coding sequence ATGTCACAGATATCTCGTCGAACGGCCATGAAGGCGGCTGCTTGCCTTGCACTTGTCGCGACCGCGTTCACGGCGCTGCCGGCCCAGGCCGAAACGACCCTCGAACGCGCCAAGAAGGACGGTTATATCCGTGTCGGCTTCGCCAACGAGGCGCCGTTTGGTTTTGCGACGCCTGACGGCAAGCTGACCGGCGAAGCGCCAGAAGTCGCCAAAGCGGTGCTTGCCAAGATGGGCATCCCGCAGGTCGACGGCGTGCTGACCGAATTCGGCTCGCTCATCCCCGGTCTCAAAGCCGGACGCTTCGACATCATCGCGGCCGGCATGTTCATCAATCCGAAGCGCTGCGCCGAGATCAATTTCTCCGAACCATCTTATGGCATCGGCCAGGCCATGCTGGTGGCGAAGGGCAATCCAAAAGGCATAAAGGATTATTCGAGCATCAAGGACAATCCAGACCTCAAGCTCGCCGTGATGGCGGGTGCCGTCGAGGGCGGCTACGCCAAGGATGCCGGTGTCGCCCCGGGGCAAATCGTCGCCTTGCCAGATCAATCCAGTCTCGTCGCCGCCGTCCAGGCCGGTCGCGCCGATGCGGCCGCGCTTACCGCGCTGTCCATCGCCGACATGGCCAAGAAGGCCGATGGCGTCGAATCGACAAAGCCCTTCGGCGAAGTCGCCGGCAAGTCGGTGAAGGGCCATGGCGGCTTCGGCTTCCGCAAGGAAGACACCGATCTGCAGAAAGCGTTCAACGCCGAACTGAAGAAATTCCTCGGGTCACCCGAGCACATCGCCCTGGTCGAGCCGCTCGGCTTCGGCAAGGACTATCTGCCGAACAAGACGACTGCACAGCTCTGCAAGGGCGAATAA
- a CDS encoding glycosyltransferase family 4 protein: MDRIVVVVSEPKSLATARGHLLLALRTAGYEVHALAPVDAMTVGWLTENGIRFHPLPMERAAIAPFGDTLLAFRLHRKLRELKPRAVLTCAIKPIVYGIPAALIAGVPRRHALVTGLGYAFTDRHKSLRWRMVNAVARLLYAASLRVATTATFQNDDDRDDFRRLGLLGRTPANVANGSGVDLDRFKVAPLPEKPRFLMIARLLRDKGLGEYLGAARLVKAIRPEARFDLVGDTDPNPAGFPVSEVEAAVADGTIHYHGPVEDVRRVIADSRIFVLPSYREGTSRSVLEAMAMGRPVITTDAPGCRAPVVPGVNGLLVPVGVTTPLAEAMIRLIDNPNEAECMARNSRSIAEQRYDIRKVTAHMIEIIEAGHRAAE; encoded by the coding sequence ATGGATCGTATCGTTGTTGTCGTTAGCGAACCAAAATCCCTTGCAACCGCGCGGGGACATCTTCTGCTCGCGTTGCGCACAGCCGGATACGAAGTACATGCCCTGGCGCCAGTCGATGCCATGACCGTTGGTTGGCTGACCGAGAACGGCATCCGTTTTCACCCATTGCCCATGGAGCGTGCCGCTATTGCGCCATTCGGCGATACGCTGTTGGCTTTTCGTCTTCACAGGAAGCTACGAGAGCTCAAACCCCGGGCCGTACTGACCTGTGCGATCAAGCCGATCGTCTATGGCATACCCGCGGCGCTGATTGCGGGGGTACCGCGCCGGCACGCGCTTGTCACGGGCCTCGGCTATGCGTTCACGGACCGTCACAAATCTCTACGGTGGAGGATGGTCAATGCGGTGGCCCGGCTTCTTTATGCCGCGAGCCTGCGTGTTGCCACTACGGCCACCTTCCAGAACGACGATGACCGAGATGACTTCCGTCGTCTGGGACTGCTCGGACGCACACCAGCCAATGTCGCCAACGGTTCAGGGGTAGACCTCGATCGATTCAAAGTTGCACCATTACCGGAGAAGCCGCGATTTCTTATGATCGCACGCCTGCTTCGCGACAAAGGCCTCGGCGAATATCTGGGTGCGGCGAGGCTGGTTAAGGCAATTCGACCTGAAGCTCGTTTCGACCTGGTCGGCGATACGGATCCAAATCCCGCGGGATTTCCAGTATCGGAAGTTGAGGCAGCCGTCGCGGACGGAACCATACACTATCACGGGCCTGTCGAAGACGTCCGTCGAGTGATCGCCGATTCGCGTATCTTCGTGCTTCCGTCCTATCGCGAGGGTACGTCGCGATCTGTCCTGGAGGCTATGGCAATGGGGCGCCCGGTGATCACGACAGATGCGCCGGGTTGTCGCGCGCCGGTCGTCCCCGGCGTGAACGGCCTTCTGGTGCCGGTCGGTGTCACGACCCCATTGGCGGAGGCTATGATCCGCCTGATCGACAACCCGAATGAAGCCGAATGCATGGCCAGGAACAGTCGATCGATCGCCGAACAGCGCTATGATATTAGGAAAGTTACCGCTCATATGATTGAAATCATCGAAGCCGGGCACCGAGCCGCAGAATGA
- the ehuA gene encoding ectoine/hydroxyectoine ABC transporter ATP-binding protein EhuA, whose amino-acid sequence MTEQPMVRFDNVSKRYGALTVLDGLNLEIARGEKVSVIGPSGSGKTTVLRMLMTLETINDGVIWVEGEPLTHMKKNGALVPADLAHIRRIRAKIGMVFQSFNLFPHMTAMANCIEAPITVLGMKRADAEARAAELLDMVGLSQKKDHYPSQLSGGQQQRVAIARALAMRPKIMLFDEVTSALDPELVGEVLQVIRQIGREHDLTMLMVTHQMGFAKEFSDRVCFFYQGKICEQGPPSELFGAPKNERTRQFLHAVLEAG is encoded by the coding sequence ATGACGGAACAACCGATGGTCCGCTTCGACAATGTTTCCAAACGCTACGGCGCGTTGACCGTCCTCGACGGCCTGAACCTCGAAATCGCGCGCGGCGAGAAGGTCTCCGTCATCGGTCCGTCCGGTTCCGGCAAGACCACCGTGCTGCGCATGCTGATGACGCTGGAGACGATCAATGACGGCGTCATTTGGGTCGAAGGCGAGCCGCTGACGCATATGAAGAAAAACGGCGCGCTGGTTCCCGCCGACCTTGCCCACATTCGCCGCATCAGGGCGAAGATCGGCATGGTGTTCCAGTCCTTCAATCTGTTCCCGCACATGACCGCGATGGCCAATTGCATCGAGGCGCCGATAACCGTCCTTGGCATGAAAAGGGCCGATGCCGAGGCGCGGGCGGCCGAGCTTCTCGACATGGTCGGGTTGTCGCAGAAGAAGGATCACTATCCTTCCCAGCTTTCCGGCGGCCAGCAACAGCGCGTCGCCATCGCCAGGGCGTTGGCGATGCGACCCAAGATAATGCTGTTCGACGAGGTGACCTCCGCGCTCGACCCGGAACTTGTCGGCGAAGTGCTGCAGGTGATAAGGCAGATCGGCCGCGAGCATGATTTGACGATGCTCATGGTCACCCACCAGATGGGCTTCGCCAAGGAATTTTCCGATCGCGTCTGCTTCTTCTACCAGGGCAAGATATGCGAGCAGGGACCGCCAAGCGAGCTGTTCGGTGCCCCTAAGAACGAGCGGACGCGGCAGTTCCTGCACGCTGTCCTGGAGGCTGGATGA
- a CDS encoding class I SAM-dependent methyltransferase: MNARYDFGRNWSELAARFEDEHLDRACEDLRRLVGDLEGKTFLDMGCGSGLHSAAALRLGAAKVHAVDYDAGCVETTKAVLSRFAPEAEWSVKRADILDRASLPTGTFDVVYSWGVLHHTGDMWAAISNAAGLVGHGGRFGIAIYLKTPLCGLWTVEKRLYSSHRWLRPPVKALFVSAYMLARTLRHRDTISFVKSYRARRGMEFLADVDDWLGGYPYQSTTVEELETSVEKLGFRTKQRFNVAPGVGLFGTGCGEWCFERMNS; this comes from the coding sequence ATGAACGCGCGTTATGATTTCGGCCGCAACTGGTCCGAGCTTGCCGCGCGCTTCGAGGACGAGCATCTGGATCGGGCTTGCGAGGATCTTCGCCGCCTGGTGGGAGATCTGGAGGGGAAGACATTTCTGGACATGGGTTGCGGATCGGGCCTGCATTCAGCGGCCGCTCTTCGGCTGGGGGCAGCGAAGGTTCACGCCGTTGACTATGACGCGGGCTGTGTCGAAACAACCAAGGCCGTGCTTTCTCGCTTCGCGCCGGAAGCCGAATGGAGTGTGAAGCGAGCCGATATCCTCGACAGGGCGTCGCTTCCAACCGGAACATTCGACGTCGTCTATTCGTGGGGCGTCCTGCATCACACGGGAGACATGTGGGCGGCGATCAGCAACGCAGCCGGCCTCGTTGGTCACGGCGGAAGGTTTGGCATTGCGATCTACCTGAAGACACCCCTTTGCGGACTGTGGACAGTCGAAAAAAGGCTCTACTCCTCCCATCGGTGGCTACGGCCCCCGGTCAAAGCGCTATTTGTCTCGGCCTACATGTTGGCAAGGACGCTGCGCCATCGGGACACGATCTCATTTGTAAAGAGCTATCGCGCGCGCCGAGGCATGGAGTTCCTGGCGGATGTCGACGACTGGCTAGGCGGCTATCCCTATCAATCCACCACAGTCGAAGAGTTGGAGACGTCCGTCGAAAAACTTGGGTTTCGCACGAAGCAACGCTTCAATGTGGCGCCTGGAGTTGGCCTCTTCGGCACCGGCTGTGGTGAATGGTGTTTCGAGCGAATGAATTCATAG
- a CDS encoding O-antigen ligase family protein — MDAFTSLRRHLTAEQVNRWFSIICFFSPPVLGSVVSFVFHGGALWSVVLLVATRRRLNIDRPMFAMTLALYAYCAAMVLASIVNGTLRADVTHFLPLITLLVFPISYSTWSITDKATLVHIAVLASAAACVGALALTIVQYYWIGMLRAEGGAGNPIVFATVTCLAVMMCLAGAVSGIEKAWKTLTVAILAGAVATVYSGSRMIWVALLIAIAAILVINRQRFTRSNMRRLLVIASACCLLTAAITSPIIVDRTHFLFDDWKALATKGDHSTPLGLRVGLWDIGIDAFREAPFFGHGMSASRAISQQGFKKQFGVSQGFNHFHNGFLTALVQAGLVGALSLAAIFIIAIWNATKVLRFSADPLERFGATMIVVAVIVYLVGGLTGILVGHDILDSTLMIFLVSGTYLACGRTVSPIKGESADITSIGSTVSDIRGAGSP; from the coding sequence TTGGACGCGTTTACATCGCTGCGGCGCCACCTAACGGCAGAACAGGTCAACCGTTGGTTTTCGATCATCTGCTTCTTTTCGCCACCGGTGCTCGGGTCGGTGGTGAGCTTCGTATTTCATGGCGGAGCGCTCTGGTCGGTGGTGTTGCTGGTCGCCACGCGACGCCGCTTGAACATCGACCGGCCGATGTTTGCCATGACCCTTGCGCTTTATGCCTATTGCGCGGCGATGGTCCTGGCGTCGATCGTCAACGGCACCCTGCGGGCCGATGTCACGCACTTCCTGCCGCTGATCACCTTGCTGGTGTTCCCGATCTCTTATTCGACCTGGAGCATCACCGACAAGGCGACGCTTGTACACATTGCTGTGCTGGCCAGCGCGGCAGCGTGTGTCGGAGCGCTGGCGCTAACCATCGTCCAATATTATTGGATCGGGATGCTGAGAGCCGAAGGAGGGGCTGGAAATCCGATCGTGTTCGCGACGGTCACCTGCCTCGCCGTGATGATGTGCCTCGCGGGCGCGGTGTCGGGAATAGAGAAAGCCTGGAAGACACTCACCGTCGCCATACTCGCCGGCGCCGTGGCGACCGTCTATTCTGGCTCCCGCATGATCTGGGTGGCCTTGCTGATCGCCATTGCCGCCATCCTCGTGATCAATCGCCAGAGATTCACGCGATCGAATATGAGGCGGTTGCTGGTGATTGCGAGCGCTTGCTGCCTGCTCACCGCGGCAATCACGTCTCCAATCATCGTGGATCGCACTCATTTCCTGTTCGATGACTGGAAAGCTCTCGCCACCAAAGGTGACCATTCCACTCCGCTCGGACTAAGGGTTGGGCTCTGGGACATTGGGATCGATGCATTTCGCGAAGCACCATTTTTCGGCCACGGCATGTCCGCCAGCCGGGCGATTTCACAGCAGGGTTTCAAAAAGCAATTTGGGGTGAGTCAGGGTTTCAACCATTTTCACAACGGCTTTCTGACAGCCTTGGTTCAGGCTGGACTTGTGGGCGCGTTATCATTGGCGGCGATCTTCATCATCGCGATCTGGAACGCGACGAAGGTCCTTCGCTTCAGTGCCGATCCGTTAGAGCGGTTCGGGGCGACCATGATAGTGGTCGCCGTCATAGTATACCTTGTTGGTGGGCTGACAGGCATCCTTGTCGGCCACGATATTCTGGATTCGACGCTGATGATCTTCCTGGTTTCAGGAACATACCTGGCTTGCGGACGAACAGTTTCGCCGATCAAAGGAGAGTCGGCCGACATAACCTCGATCGGCAGTACCGTCTCGGATATTCGGGGAGCCGGTTCCCCGTGA
- a CDS encoding GntR family transcriptional regulator: MTLETDAPATTAIAEAPRPLSARERFERIYRILRDRICLLDYPPGSRLSEEELAQEFEISRTPVRRVLARLESEGLVQSVHGVGTIVTDVDIEELQQVYHLRLELALLVGKLSPIPRTAADLDRIRALIARCDSDMLNPDQRAFLQLNMDFFSELTAMTGNQPLREISERLYFQVARVVLKMMPQLGLVEEFTAFRREMEEVLAAAEIGDWESIGHIRRAHISMSFRRMIRHAGRS, translated from the coding sequence ATGACGCTGGAGACGGATGCCCCGGCCACCACGGCGATCGCAGAGGCGCCACGACCGCTTTCGGCGCGGGAACGGTTCGAGCGCATCTACCGGATCCTGCGTGACCGCATCTGCCTGCTCGACTACCCGCCGGGAAGCCGCCTCTCCGAGGAAGAACTCGCCCAGGAATTCGAGATCAGCCGCACGCCGGTCCGCCGCGTGCTGGCGCGCCTTGAATCCGAAGGTCTGGTTCAATCCGTCCACGGCGTCGGCACCATAGTCACCGATGTCGATATCGAGGAACTGCAGCAGGTCTATCACCTGCGCCTGGAATTGGCGCTTCTGGTCGGCAAGCTTTCGCCGATCCCCCGAACAGCGGCCGACCTGGATCGGATCCGGGCGCTCATTGCGCGCTGTGATTCCGATATGCTCAATCCAGATCAGCGCGCTTTCCTGCAGCTGAACATGGATTTCTTCTCGGAACTGACCGCCATGACCGGGAACCAGCCGCTGCGCGAGATCAGCGAGAGACTATATTTCCAGGTGGCGCGTGTCGTCCTGAAGATGATGCCGCAACTGGGTTTGGTGGAGGAGTTCACGGCCTTCCGGCGTGAAATGGAGGAAGTTCTGGCTGCGGCAGAGATCGGCGACTGGGAGTCGATCGGGCATATAAGGCGCGCCCATATCTCGATGAGCTTTCGGCGCATGATCCGGCATGCTGGCCGAAGTTGA
- the asnB gene encoding asparagine synthase (glutamine-hydrolyzing), with amino-acid sequence MCGIVGIVGGAAATSSGPFSVRCMADMIRHRGPDGDGVWTDAEAGVALSQRRLSIIDLSSAGAQPMLSHSGRHVIVFNGEIYNHGEMRTHLDREFGAHAWRGHSDTETFLAAIEELGTKRALELAVGMFAFGLWDRRERTLVLGRDRLGEKPLYYGRIGKAFAFASELKAFRPLPDWRPDIDRNALALLMRHNYIPAPYSIYQGIRKLRPGHLLVLSDPMREPHVESYWSAREVAEQGQRDPFQGSPEEAVNEVERHLRRALEGQMIADVPLGAFLSGGIDSSAIVAVTQSISSRPVRTFTIGFDEAGYNEAGHAQQVARHLGTDHTELYLSERDALEVVPQLPGIYCEPFSDSSQIPTFLVSKLARGSVTVALSGDGGDELFSGYTRYALADALWNKLSRIPTGLRRASASLATLASPGLYNNVAGGIMPLLPQRLRRERVGDKIHKAASVLSLRTMDDVYRRLCSHWEATEIIPDAAEPPTMLTGLEALPALPGNVERMMYIDMMSYLPDDILVKVDRAAMAVSLETRVPLLDHRLISFALSLPLSIRRGGNQTKWPLRQLLYRHVPKALVERPKMGFGVPIDAWLRGALREWAEALLDERRLREDGFFRPEAIRRAWSEHLSGHRNNQYLLWDVLMFQSWQEATQGASSAVAA; translated from the coding sequence ATGTGCGGTATCGTCGGCATTGTAGGTGGCGCAGCCGCGACCAGCAGCGGCCCGTTCAGCGTGCGCTGTATGGCGGACATGATCCGGCATCGCGGACCGGACGGCGACGGCGTCTGGACTGACGCCGAGGCCGGCGTTGCGCTCAGTCAACGCCGACTGTCGATCATCGACCTGTCGTCGGCCGGCGCGCAGCCGATGCTTTCGCATAGCGGTCGCCATGTCATCGTCTTCAATGGGGAAATCTACAATCACGGCGAGATGCGGACGCATCTCGATCGGGAGTTCGGCGCTCATGCCTGGCGCGGCCATTCCGACACCGAGACCTTTCTGGCCGCGATCGAAGAGCTTGGAACAAAAAGGGCTCTCGAATTGGCCGTCGGCATGTTTGCTTTTGGGTTGTGGGACCGGCGGGAGAGAACGCTCGTTCTCGGACGCGATCGCCTAGGGGAAAAGCCTTTATATTATGGCCGGATCGGCAAGGCCTTCGCGTTTGCTTCGGAACTCAAGGCCTTTCGACCGCTGCCGGATTGGCGCCCGGACATCGACCGGAATGCACTGGCTTTGCTGATGCGCCATAACTACATCCCCGCCCCTTACAGCATTTACCAAGGCATTCGGAAATTGAGACCCGGCCATCTCCTCGTCCTTTCCGACCCGATGCGTGAGCCACACGTCGAGAGCTATTGGAGCGCCAGGGAAGTCGCCGAACAAGGCCAGCGCGATCCGTTTCAAGGGAGCCCCGAAGAGGCGGTCAACGAGGTCGAGCGTCATCTTCGCCGCGCGCTCGAAGGGCAGATGATCGCGGACGTGCCGCTCGGCGCCTTCCTCTCGGGCGGCATCGATTCTTCCGCCATCGTAGCGGTCACGCAGTCGATCAGTTCGCGACCGGTGCGGACCTTCACGATCGGATTTGACGAAGCAGGCTACAACGAGGCCGGCCATGCCCAGCAAGTAGCGCGCCACCTCGGCACCGACCATACGGAACTTTATCTCAGCGAGCGGGACGCGCTAGAGGTTGTGCCCCAACTGCCAGGCATTTATTGCGAGCCTTTCTCCGACTCCTCGCAAATCCCGACATTCCTCGTCTCCAAACTGGCGCGTGGCAGCGTCACCGTGGCGTTGTCGGGCGATGGCGGCGACGAGCTGTTCTCCGGCTACACGCGCTACGCACTCGCCGATGCGTTATGGAACAAGCTTTCCCGCATCCCGACGGGGCTGCGCCGCGCGTCGGCCAGCTTGGCGACACTGGCCTCGCCCGGTCTCTACAACAATGTGGCGGGCGGGATCATGCCGCTTCTGCCGCAGCGCCTGCGCCGCGAGCGCGTCGGCGACAAGATCCACAAGGCGGCGTCGGTTCTTTCGCTGCGAACCATGGACGATGTCTACCGTCGCCTCTGCTCGCACTGGGAAGCGACCGAGATCATCCCGGATGCAGCCGAGCCGCCCACCATGCTGACGGGATTGGAAGCGCTTCCAGCGTTGCCGGGCAACGTCGAGCGGATGATGTACATCGATATGATGAGCTATTTGCCGGACGACATCCTGGTAAAGGTCGATCGCGCGGCAATGGCAGTCAGCCTCGAGACCCGCGTGCCGCTGCTTGACCACCGCCTGATAAGCTTTGCACTTTCGCTACCGCTTTCCATCCGGCGAGGCGGCAACCAGACAAAGTGGCCGCTCAGGCAACTGCTTTACCGACATGTTCCGAAGGCGCTTGTCGAACGTCCGAAAATGGGCTTCGGCGTGCCCATCGACGCCTGGTTGCGCGGCGCGCTTCGCGAATGGGCGGAGGCGCTGCTCGACGAACGTCGATTGCGGGAAGACGGTTTCTTTCGGCCCGAGGCAATCCGGCGCGCGTGGTCGGAACACCTCTCCGGACACCGCAACAACCAGTATCTGCTTTGGGACGTCTTGATGTTCCAATCCTGGCAGGAAGCAACCCAGGGAGCTTCATCGGCGGTCGCGGCGTGA